ACTTTCCTTTTGCTCTTGCGAAAGGATAATGGAATCGCGGGCGGCAAGATATTGTAAAAATAAGATAACATCTGAAATATTCACGGCACCGTCTGCATTGACATCTCCGCCTTTTACATCCAGTCTTACATGAACATCAAATGTGTCGCTTTTTCCGTAATACGAAGCGGAAACCGTACATTTACACTTTTGCGTACTGTCAAAGCCCTGAATAATCGGGTGAATTTTCATTTGCTTATTATCACGTCCCACATATGCCACCGTTTCCATACCATCGGGCGAAAAGTCAGCCCCCAGGCGGTACACTGTTTTATCCGGCATTGACGTAATCTCCAGGGAAGATACATAAAAATGCTCCACAGCCTTTAATTGAGGATATTCATAACCGCCCTGAACATCAATATGCCATTTGTCGGGCGAAAATCCCGTAAACTTTGATAAATCCGTAAGCTCGATCGGACTATTTGTATAACCATCGGCGTAGCAGTACTCCTGCTCCGTTGCATTATCCATGTACCCGCAAATACCGTCACTCACAGCATAGCCATCAGGATAAACGGAAATATCCGGCGAAGCATAGCAACACGACACCTTTCCGTATATCGTCTGCTGTCCGTCACTGCCGTGAGAAACCGTCGCGGTGGTATTTCTACCGACAATTCCTCCGACCAAGCCTACTGCTGCATTGGGGTCTACAGTTGAAACACTTCCGTCAAAATAGCAATCGCTTATTCTTCCTGAGTTCAATCCCGCAATTCCGCCGACAACGGCATTTTGGTTCGTAGCTGTACAAGCCGCCGCAAGTGCACCGGTTACATAGCAGTCACTTACTGTTCCGAAATTCAAACCGCAGATACCACCCAACGACGTAACGCTTGAAGAATTAAGGCTGAAATTCACATCATAAAGTCCGAGGCTTTTTATAATTCCGTTATTGGTTTCCACAAAACCGCAGTATTGGCGTTCCGAGTCGATATTAAGCCCTGCCAAGGTATAACCGTTTCCGTCAAAAGTCTCGGTAAAATCCTCAATGGGCTTAAAACTGTCCAAAGCAGTGCAGTCTATATTATTCGAAAGTTGCGCATTGAACATATAGTAATCACATACGTAATTTTGCAATTCTGCGGCGTCGGATATTTTAACAATATACTTTTCATCACTTATTACCGGGTAATTGAGTACTGAATAATACGTCTTTTCATCAAATATCATAACATCATTGGTATCACGGCAGACATGGGAATCGCTGAATTTATCACTGCGGTAACCCAGGCTGTTATTACCCGCCAAAAGGAACTTGTAATACACTGTTCCGTCATCCGAATCATCCCAGGTGCAGTCAACCGCATACCAGATACCGTCAATATTAACACTGTTCCACATATGAGGCTCGGAGCTTCCGCTTCCGTTATCGGCATCACCCGTTACAATGACACAAGGTATGGAATACTTATCGCATAATATTTTGAATGCTTCGGCATAACCCTCGCAGACAGTTTCGCCTTTTACCAGCATTCCGTACGGCTCGTGGGCATACACGCCTTCAAGAACATATTCCGCGTTATCGCATATATATTTATGTATTTCAAGCAAAACACCGATTGTGTCGTCCGATACAGCATTGAAAGCCTTTGACGCGCTTTGAACAGCATTGTATGCGCCTATCGCATCATCCGAATATCGTTGCTTTACCCTTATACCGATTGACGATTTTATCGTTACCTGACTGCCGTTGGTCTGCAAGGATTCACCAATTGCATAGCTTTGGGCAAAAATCTCGGCATGGTCATATTCAAAAGCATTTACAGCATCACAGTATGCCTGAACCACACGGTCAAATTCCGCCAATGCCTGTTCCTCGGAATTCTGCGTAATGTCAGGTAATTTTATTGAAACATTTTCGGAAACGGGAGAAGCATCCTTGATAATATCATAATACACCTTTGCTTCATCGCTTAACTGATTGTAATAATGCTCATAAACACTCGTTTCGGCGCTCATCAGCTTCGCATCAGGCACAAATTCGGGATAATTAAACACACTGTTATCAAAAGCAACGGCGTATCCCTCTTTACGTGCCGCAACAACGGTAACAAATAACGTGAGTAACAAAACCAATGCACAAATCTTCTTAATCATTAATGTTTCCTCCGTCAAAATAACACAACACTGATAAAAGTGATAAATTATGTATATTGTGTATATATTATATCAATATATTATCTTCTTGTCAATACCCGATTGCAATTAAACCACCGATACATGCATAGGACGATTTTCCGCAATTGCAGATTTCTTTTCAAAAATTTACAAAATATTCATCTATGTGTTTCTCACCCTATTGACAAACGCAGTGTTGTTGTGATATAATGTATGTACCTCTTGTGGGTCTTTTTTTATGGCCTTTAGAGGGAGGTACAAAAATTCGGAAAATAATCAGGAGGTGCCGTATGAGAGTTAAAATTACTTTGGCATGCAGCGAATGCAAGCAAAGAAATTATGACACAATGAAAAACAAGAAGAATGACCCCGACAGACTTGAAATTAACAAGTATTGCCGATTCTGCCGTAAGGAAACTCTTCACAAAGAAACCAAGTAATTCCCTTTATTTACTTTACTAAGAGGAGGTATTATTTTGGCAGAAGAAAAAAATGTTCAGCCTCAGGCTGAAAAGAAACCCGCCGCAGTAAAACCTGCTAAGGAAAAGATCCCCTTCGGCGTTCGCGTCAAGAACTTCTTCAAAAACTACAAAAGTGAGCTTAAGAAGATAGTTTGGTCTTCCAAGGAACAGGTTGTTAAAAATACTTCGGTTGTCGTTGCTCTGGTTGTTGTATCAGGTGTTGTTCTTGTGCTTCTCGACTTAGCATTCAACATGGGTATAACCGCGTTGGGCAAACTTATCTAAAATCCATTTTAAAAGGAAATTGCCATGTTAGAAGATTACGATCCCAGTCCCCGGTGGTACGTTGTACACACCTATGCCGGATATGAAAACCGCGTTGCTGCCAACATCGAAAAAATAGTTGAGAACCGCAACATGGGTCATCTTATTTTCGAGGTCAAGATTCCTACCGAAACAGTGGTTGATCCCGCTGCGGAGGAAGGTGCGAAGGGCGCCGAAAAAGAGGCTCTGCTGTTCCCCAGCTATGTTCTGGTCAAAATGATCATGAATTACGAAACCTGGCATGTAGTGCGTAATACCCGCGGTGCTACGGGCTTTGTCGGCCCCGAGTCCAAGCCGGTCGCTCTTTCCGATGAGGAAGTTAAGCAACTTGGTGTTGACACTACCGTTATCACGCTGAGCTACAAAGTCGGCGATTTGGTTAACATTACCGAGGGTTTTCTTTCAGGTCACACGGCAGTTGTCAAGGAAATCTCGGACGATTTCAAAACCATCAAGGTTGTCGTTCCGATGTCCAACAGAGAAACGCCTGTTGAGCTTTCCTCTTCAAGCGTTAAAAAAATCCAGGAAATATAGCAGTGTTTTCTGCTCGGCCGTTATTATTTGTGCAGTTCTTGCCATGATTGCAGATGTATAACGGTAGCGTGGGAGGGAATAAATTCCCGAAAAATTATTTACCACATTACGGAGGTGTATTAAAATGGCAAAGAAAATTATTGGTTACGTAAAACTCCAGCTTCAGGCAGGAAAAGCCACTCCCGCTCCCCCCGTAGGTCCCGCTCTGGGTCAGTACGGTGTTGCAATTCCTAACTTCACTAAGGAATTCAACGAGCGCACCAAGAACGACATGGGTCTTATCATCCCTGTTGTTATCACCATCTACTCCGACCGCACTTTCTCCTTCATCACCAAGACTCCGCCTGCAGCGGTTCTTATCAAGAAGGCTTGCGGTATCGAAAGCGGTTCAGGCGTCCCCAACAAGACCAAGGTTGCTAAGATAACCAAGGATCAGGTCGCTAAAATCGCTGAACAGAAAATGCCCGACCTTAACGCAGCTAACCTCGAATCCGCTATGAGCATGATCGCCGGTACTGCACGCAGCATGGGCGTTACTGTTGAAGAATAAGGAGGGGTTAAACAATGAAGCAGGGTAAGAAATATACCGAAAGCACTAAAATCGTTGACAGAGCAAAGCTGTACGATGCTGAAGAAGCTGTACAGACCGTTTGTCAGACTGCAAAAGCAAAATTTGATGAAACTATCGAAATACACATCAGACTGGGCGTTGACTCCAGACACGCTGACCAGCAGGTAAGAGGCGCTCTCGTGCTTCCTCACGGTACCGGTAAAACCGTACGTACCCTCGTTTTCGCCAAGGGCGACAACGCTAAGGCTGCTGAAGAGGCAGGTTCCGATTTCGTAGGCGCAGAAGATATGGTCGAAAAGATCCAGAAGGAACAGTGGTTTGATTATGACGTAATCATCGCTACTCCCGATATGATGGGTCTCATCGGTCGTCTCGGTAAAGTCCTCGGTCCTAAAGGCTTGATGCCTAACCCCAAGGCCGGCACCGTTACCCCCGATGTTGCTAAGGCTGTTAAAGAAGCCAAGGCAGGTAAAATCGAGTATCGTCTCGACAAAACCAACATCATCCACTGCCCTATCGGCAAAGCTTCTTTCGGTCCCGAAAAGCTTGCTGAAAACCTTAATGCCATTATGGGCGCTATCGTAAAAGCCAAGCCCGCGTCCTCTAAGGGTCAGTACATCAAGAGCTGCGTAATCGCATCTACAATGGGCCCCGGCATCAAGCTTAACGCACAGAAATTTATGTAATTAAAACATTAACCCGAACCGAGTACATGCTCGGTTCGGGTTAATAATCCACAACCGGATTTCGAGTCGGTCCGTCTGTGACCACTCGTGTAACTCTCCGCATTCCCATTTTTTAAAATATTTACCTCGGGGTGTAGCGCAGTTGGTAGCGCGCTTGCTTTGGGAGCAAGATGCCGCAGGTTCGAATCCTGTCACTCCGATAAAATGATAAAGGCCGATGAGGTGTTTTAGCTTCTCATCGGCTTTTTTATTCTCATTACATGATTGAGTTTTACGTAAAATTAATACTAACGCACATCAGATCAATATCCCATTACAGTGATCCACCTCGTGCTGGATTATTTGTGCCGCAAAGCCGATGTAGCTTTTGATGCGGGTCTGCATTTCCAAGGTCTGATACTTCACCTTGATAGATTTATAGCGTTTACAAGGACGCGGACCGCCGAGAAGCGACAAGCAGCCCTCTTCGGTGTCATACGCACCGTCCTTTTTTATAATTTCCGGATTGAGCATCACCGTGTATGTTGAGGTTCGTCCGCTTTCGTCCAAAAACGCAATAATGCGTTTTTTCACACCTATCATATTAGCCGCCATACCAACGCAGCTTTCCTTGTGCGCCAGTAATGTGTCAAGCAAGTCCTGTGCTGTCTGCAAATCATCTTTCGTGGCGATTTCCGACTTTCCGGCAAGAAAAATCGGGTCGTGCATAAGTTCTTTAACCATTGTTTTTCACCTCACCAATCCGTCAAATACTTAATATGCGTTTTTGTAATTTCACTAAAAATTCATCTGCTTGATTTCGTTCTGTAAAAATAAAAATGCTTTTATCGCTGTACTTACCCAACAGTTCAAATACTTCAGGTCTGTTTTGCAATCGGTATCTTTTTATAAACTCAATAAATTCGCTGTCACTGTCGTCACTCTCAATCCACGGAATATCACTCCGCGGCTTTCCGCGTCTTTTAGTTATACCGTCCAGGCAAATTTCGGTCGGGTAATCCAGAAAAAACACCGTATCGCTCTTACGCAGACGCAGTTCCATTGTGGAGGCATAATTTCCGTCTATTATCCATTGTTCCTTTTCCAGCACATCTGACAGCCGTTCATAAAAAGTATTTTTATCTACCGTTGTTTTATCCGCATTCCAGTACATCATATCCAAATGAAAAAGAGGAATATGGGTAATTCTGTTCAGTTCTCTTGAAAATGTACTCTTGCCGCTTCCCGGGCAACCGACAACAATGATTTTCTTCATACTCTGCACCTGCAATTCATCCTGCAAAACCCATTTATATATTAATATCTATCACCACACGAACGGAACAAGCCTGTATTTCACGCGCTTTTTATAGTCCGTATAGCCTTCAAGCTTTGCCTCCAGCACCTTTTCTTCGTTGATTATTCTGACAACAATTACAGCTATATATGGCAAAAAACAAGCAAATGACCACCATGAACCAAGTGTGAGAGGAATAGAGAAAAACAACCACAGCGTAACTGCGTACATAGGATGCCTGATAATTGAATAAAGCCCGGTATCCGACACTTTCTGGTTCTTCTGTACCTCCACAGACCTTGAAAGCCACGCATTTTCACGCATTACCTCTGCGTAAACCGCATAAGAAACAATCAAAACAACACAAGCCGTTGCAACCAACCATTTCGGTACCTGCGACCATCCGAATCTGAAATCCAGTCCTGCAACAACAAAGCCTGCCGTAAAAAGAAGTGCCGACACAGCTACAACGGCCTTTTGAGTGTTTTCCGTTTCTTTTACATCAAGGCGTTTTTCAAGTAAATTCGGGGCTTTAACATAAAGAACGATGCCAAGAATAAGCATGGGAACAAAAAGCAAGCCGATGAAAATCCACGCGTTCATATATCTGAAAGTGCCTGCGGGCAAAAACAGCAGCATACCCACCGACGCGAGTCCTGCAATATACTTAATAAACGCTTTAATCAAAAGCATTTTTTTGCCCTCCGTATCATTTTAAATAATTTAATAAACTACGTGTTTATATTATACTATATCGCATTGAATTCTGCAAGTTTTTTTACACTGATATATTGCAAAAAATGTAAAACTGTGCTATACTTGAAACAAATAAAAGAACTAAAGAGGTGTTACCATGGATTTCAGACTTGACATAAACCGCGAGGGCGATATCAGAATACTTCAGATTACAGACATGCAGACAATAGACGCATACCAGAGAAGATTTCCCGACAGAATCAAGGGTTGGAGCGTAGAAGCATGGGTGCCTGAAAATAATGAGAAAAACCTTTATTCTCAAATAAGATATGTAGTGGAAAAATCCAATCCGGACCTTATCATCATCACAGGCGATATTATTTACGGAGAATTTGATGACGCAGGCACTTCCTTTGAGGAATTCTGCAACTTCATGGATTCCTTTAAAATCCACTGGGCGCCCGTTTACGGCAACCATGACAACGAAAGTGCAAAGGGCATCGAATGGCAGAACAACAGATTTGCCTCCTCCGAATACTGCTTCTTCAAAAAGGGTGAAACCTTCGGAAACGGCAACTACACCATAGGTATTTACCAAAAGGGTGAACTGCAGAGAGTCCTTATAATGCTGGATAGCCACGGATGCGGCGGAATCGGCGGTGTAAAGGGTGTACACGTAAATGCGGGTCTCAGACCTGAGCAGATGGAGTGGGCTGAGGGTGAAATGAAAAAGATATTTGCCGAAAATCCCGATGTACCTTCGTTTATGTGCTTCCATATTCCTACCGCAGAATTCTGCGAGGCGCTGACCGCAGCAGGCTATCAACCGCAAAAGGATGCTTCCCATACCGAATTCTACTCCTACGAAATCGGAAAGGATGTTCCCGCAAGACCGGGCGAGTTTGGCAAAAAACTGGAGCCCCTTGCTTCAAATGTGCACATAATGCCTTCCATAAAAGCCTGCAACACAGACGGTCTTTTCACAGGGCACGAGCACAAAAACAACTTCAGTGTTGTTTATGACGGCATACGCTTCACTCAGGGACTCAAAACGGGTCTTTATGACTACCACGACAAAGAATGCCTGGGCGGAACGAAAATCACACTCAGCGGACATGATTTCACCGTTGAGCACGTATACTACCCGCTGGAAGAAAAATAATGAAATACACCCAGAATCTTCATACACACTGCACCTATTGCGATGGCAAGAACACTCCGCGTGAAATAGCGGAGTGCGCGCTCAAAAAGGGGTTTGACAGCCTGGGTTTTTCCTGCCACTCTCCTATGTTTTACGCCCCTACCTATACAAAATTCGCACCGGTTCATGAAGATTACAAAAAGGAAATTCTCACGCTGAAGCAAGAATACAAGGACAAACTTGATATTTTTCTCGGGCTTGAATTCGACATATTTTCAAAAGTAGATTTGACCGGCTTTGATTACATAATCGGTGCAGCGCACTATTTTCACATAGGCGATGAATACATAGCTTATGACCGCGACAGTGCAACGGTAAAAAGAGTTATAGACGAATATTTCGGCGGTGACGGATTAAAATACGCCCGCATGTATTATGAGGATATGGCAAGGTTGCCGGAATATGCCCATATTGACATAGTGGGACACTTCGACCTTATAACAAAGCATGTTGAAAACACGGACTTTTTTGATACCGAATCCCCCCTATACCGTTCTTACGCACTTAATGCCCTGCACACTTTGGCAGAAAAAGTAAATATTTTCGAAATCAACACCGGTGCTATCGCGCGTGGATACCGCACTTCGCCCTACCCCCAGCCTTTTATACTCAAGGAACTTAAAAAGCTTGGAATGGGTATAATAATAAGCTCAGACTGTCATGACATGAATTTTCTTGACTGTCATTTTGACAGCGCGTTACAGCTTCTGACAGACTGCGGATTCGGAGAGGTGTATATTCTGACAAAAAGCGGATTTAAATCCGTTCCGCTTTACTAAGAGGAGAATATGAATTACATATCATTAGTAATGGCTGTCTTCGCCGTTATTGCGGCAATTGACAGAATTTTCGGTAACCGCTTGAAGTTGGGCTTGGAATTTGAACGCGGGCTTATGATGCTCGGACCGTTGGCTCTTTCCATGATAGGAATGATTGTTATTTCTCCTCTCATTTCGCACGTGTTACAGCCTTTTCTCGGTTTTATCTCAGAACATGTTCCCGTAGACCCGTCTTCTGTGATTGCCATAATCTTTGCCAACGACATGGGCGGAGCACATCTTTGCGTCGAGATGGCAAATGATGCAAAAATCGGGCTTTTAAATGCAATGGTGGTTTCAGCTATGATGGGAGCTACTGTGTCGTACACCATCCCGGTTTCGCTGGGAATGGTAAAAAAAGAACAGCATCGCGAAATGACCATCGGGCTTTTGTGCGGTATTGTGACAATTCCCATAGGGTGCTTTGCCGGCGGAATTATGCAAGGAATACCATTTATCCCGCTTTTGATTAACCTATTGCCTCTTATAATTGTTTCAGCGTTGATAGCAATAGGTCTTATAAAAATCCCCGATACGTGCGTAAGAATTTTCAACGTGTTCGGTGTTTTCATAAAAATACTCATAACCGCAGGGCTGGCGGCAGGAATTTTTGAAATGCTTACGGGCATAACACTTATACCGTACACTGCACCGATTTCAGAAGGTGCCGACATTGTATTCAACGCAGCAGTAGTCATGACGGGAGCTTTCCCCATGATAAAAATACTTTCTGCCCTGCTTTCAAAACCTCTTTCTTTTCTGGCGAAAAAAGCACATATCAATGAAACATCTGCGACCGGCATCGTATCCTCCATGGCGTCCAGTCTGATAACCTTTGATTTGATAAAGGATATGGACAGAAAAGGCGTTGTACTCAATGCGGCATTTGCCGTATCCGGTGCTTTCACCTTTGCGGGACATCTGGCATTCACTCTGGCATTTGAAGCAAGTTATCTGCCGTGTGTTATAACAAGCAAGCTGATAGCAGGCTTTACAGCAGTGGTTATCGCCTTTCCCGTTTATAAAATAATTTATAAAGACAAAGGCATATAAAAAAGTTCCCGTTAACCCGGGAACTTTTTTATATGTCAATTGTATTTTTGTAGGGTGTGCCGATAAATCCCACTTGTTTGAAATCTTGCATGTTATGACGGATTATGTAATCGATGTATGACACCACCATTTTGGCTGTGAAGATATAGCCCGTCGGAGTCATATGTCCCCCGAGATAGAAATTCTTGCGGAATTCTTCGTCATACACGGGTGCATATTCACGTATATCAAGCACATATGTATTTGAAAAGCATTTTGCCATTTCATACATCAGCTTACGTTGGGCATCACCTTTAGGGCGCCATTCCTCATCCTTTCGGGTGTCGTAAGGGAAGGTCATAAGGAAAAATTTTGCATCCGGCTGAATTTCCTTATAACGCTGAATTATTTTTGCATAGTACCCAGCATATGTAGCACCGTTTTTATTGTAATCCTCAAAGCAGACATCCGACATGGAGCCGATTTCCTGATTCTGACCATAAAGGTCATTGACTCCAAGTGCAATTATATAAGCTTGAGCCGCCTTATCGGAATCCCAGAAGCCTTGGGACCCGGCAAAACTTTCACAGTAAGCCTTGGCGCTCATTCCGCCCTTTGAAAAATTATACACCTTGCATCCTGCCATGCGCGCAATATACTGTCCCCAGGAATAATCGTAAATGTCATGGTATGCCTTCGTTCCGTCCTCACGGGTAGACTCAAATTCACCTGAAGAAAGGCTGTCGCCTACGCAAGCAATGGTGCGAAAAATCCCGCAGTAACCGCCGTCGGTAACTATTCTGTCGAGAGGCTTCTCTCCCGAAACGGGAAGAAATTGAGACATATCCATATATCATTCTCCTTATATCAGTTCTTACGTACCGATTATACATCAAACCGCAAGAAATGTCAATTCTTTTTTGATATCAATTACTCTTACCGCTTGAAAAAAGTAAATCAAAATATAAAATATCGAAGCCAGCTATTGACTTGAACGCCGATTTGCTGTATAATGTATATAATTATATATTCTATTCCAATACTATTTTTCAAAGGGGTATCAATATGTCTGATGCATATATCACACTTGGCGCATCCGCAACAAAAAGCGAAGTACATAAAGCTATAAAAAAGCAAGATAAAGGCGTTTTTCCGGGTGCATTCTGCAAGCTGTGCGAGGACGTGGCAGGCGACAGCAATTATTGCTCCGTCATGCACGCGGACGGCGCAGGTACAAAATCCTCGCTGGCGTATATTTACTATAAAGAAACAGGAGATATGTCCGTATTCGCGGGAATCGCGCAGGATTCCACCGTTATGAATCTGGATGACCTTCTGTGCGTCGGAATTACGGACAACTTCATAATGAGCAATACCATCGGCAGAAACGCTCACCGCATAAGCGGAGATATAATTGCCGCTGTTATAGACGGATATTCTTCTTTTGTTGAGAAAATGAAGGATTTCGGAGTTAATATCACCATGTCCGGCGGTGAAACCGCTGACGTGGGAGACCTTGTTTCCACACTCATTGTAGACTCAACATTCTTTGCACGTGTACCTAAAAACAAGGTTATCGATTGCGCTAACATAAAGCCCGGTAACGTTATTCTGGCACTCGCCTCATCGGGTAAAGCAACATATGAGGATGAATATAACTCGGGTATTTCTTCAAACGGTCTTACAGGTGCAAGACATCTCGTGCTTTCAAGCGTTTACCGTGACAAGTATCCCGAAAGCTTTTCATCAACAATCGAGGCAGGCAAAGCTTACAGCGGAAAATCGCTTCTCACCGACAAGTTGCCCGGAACGGATATTACCGTGGGCAAGGCATTGCTTTCCCCCACCAGAACCTACGCACCCATACTCAAGGAGCTGCTTGACGATAAAGATGCAAAGGTTTCGGGTCTTATCCACTGCACCGGCGGTGCACAGGCCAAATGCAAGAATTTCGGTTCGGGTCTGAGATACGTAAAGGACAATCTTTTTGACACTCCCCCGTTGTTCAGACTCATCGCGGAAAATGCCAACATCGGTGAAAAAGAAATGTACAATGTTTTCAATATGGGACATCGCATGGAAATATACTGCGATGAAGCCACCGCTGACAAGGCTGCCGCAATCGCCGCAAAATACAATGTGGAAGCAAGAAAAATAGGTTATGTAGAAGCTTCACCAAACGGCGAAAACACCGTAATTCTCAAAAAAGACGGCAAAGAATTCGTTTATTGATTAAGGAGAGGTATTATGACAAAACCTCGTATTTTGTGCGTCGGAAGCGCTAACATGGACCTTGTCATGAAGATGGAACGTGTTCCCGAACGCGGAGAAACGCTCATAACAACCCGCGACTATGAATTCGTTCCCGGCGGAAAAGGTGCAAATGCCGCAGTTGCCGCCGCCAGACTCGGTGCGGATACACTGTTTTGCACTCGCGTGGGCGATGATGCAAACGGAAAAGTTCTAAAGGACATGTACGTTAAAGAAGGTATTTCTCCGCGCTTTATAGGTGTTGACAAAAACAACGGCACGGGGCTTGCAGGAATTTTTCTTGAAAGTGACGGAACGAACCGCATCGTGGTCTATCCCGGTGCAAACAATGCACTCAACACTGAAGATCTGGAAGAAGCGTTCATATCTTATCCCGACGCTCTTCTCATGCAGTTTGAAATACCCGAAAGTACCATCATCAGAGCATGCCGTATGGCAGCAGAACGCGGTGTAAAGGTATTTATAGACGCGGGACCCGCAAGAGCAGACTTCCCCCTCAAAGATCTGGGACGTCTTGAAATATTTTCTCCCAACGAGACTGAAACACTGGCGTACACGGGTATATCACCCGACACCATGTCCGCAACCATGCATGCAACAGTCAAGCTTTCGGTAATGGTAAACGCAAAGTACATAGTTCTTAAGCTGGGAAGCCGTGGGGCATATGTTTATGACGGAGTAAATGCGGACATAATACCATCTTACGACGTATGTGCCGTTGATACCACCGCCGCAGGCGATGCATTCACCTCGGCACTTACCTACGAATATCTGAAAACAAACGATATAATACATTCCATAAAATTTGCCAATGCAGTCGGGGCACTGACAGTCACCCGCATGGGCGCTTCCTCTTCCCTGCCCACATACGATGAAGTAATGAATTTTGTTAAAATAAAACAGATACAGTTATAAGGAGAGTTTTATCATGTTGAACGAAGGTAAACTCATTTTTGGAGCATATACCCCTTTTATCTATGATTTTGACACAATCGAACAGCAAGCAAAGGATATGGCTGACGCCGGTATAAACTTTGCAGTACTGGAGCATAAGTTTGATGACTTTACAGCAGAACAGAAAAGAGCGGTTTTTGATATTCTCGGCAAGTACAATATTGACGGTGTATACTTTGACCAGGATATTATGAAGCGCGTTGAAGTACTCGGAAGCGACGCTGCACAGATGTTTGATGCCCCCAAAGCAGAAAACGCTAATTTTTACAAAGACAGCAAAGGCTTCGGC
Above is a genomic segment from Oscillospiraceae bacterium containing:
- a CDS encoding phosphoribosylformylglycinamidine cyclo-ligase, which translates into the protein MSDAYITLGASATKSEVHKAIKKQDKGVFPGAFCKLCEDVAGDSNYCSVMHADGAGTKSSLAYIYYKETGDMSVFAGIAQDSTVMNLDDLLCVGITDNFIMSNTIGRNAHRISGDIIAAVIDGYSSFVEKMKDFGVNITMSGGETADVGDLVSTLIVDSTFFARVPKNKVIDCANIKPGNVILALASSGKATYEDEYNSGISSNGLTGARHLVLSSVYRDKYPESFSSTIEAGKAYSGKSLLTDKLPGTDITVGKALLSPTRTYAPILKELLDDKDAKVSGLIHCTGGAQAKCKNFGSGLRYVKDNLFDTPPLFRLIAENANIGEKEMYNVFNMGHRMEIYCDEATADKAAAIAAKYNVEARKIGYVEASPNGENTVILKKDGKEFVY
- a CDS encoding ribokinase; the protein is MTKPRILCVGSANMDLVMKMERVPERGETLITTRDYEFVPGGKGANAAVAAARLGADTLFCTRVGDDANGKVLKDMYVKEGISPRFIGVDKNNGTGLAGIFLESDGTNRIVVYPGANNALNTEDLEEAFISYPDALLMQFEIPESTIIRACRMAAERGVKVFIDAGPARADFPLKDLGRLEIFSPNETETLAYTGISPDTMSATMHATVKLSVMVNAKYIVLKLGSRGAYVYDGVNADIIPSYDVCAVDTTAAGDAFTSALTYEYLKTNDIIHSIKFANAVGALTVTRMGASSSLPTYDEVMNFVKIKQIQL